The following proteins are co-located in the Macadamia integrifolia cultivar HAES 741 chromosome 3, SCU_Mint_v3, whole genome shotgun sequence genome:
- the LOC122074402 gene encoding probable CCR4-associated factor 1 homolog 7: MEPRNVWSSNFEEEMLSIESIVHRYNRIAFDTEFPGFLHNTPRTASETDRYEDIKFNVDSLKPIQFGFTFTDAYGNLPHSGGVWQFNFNDFDPAIDLHVTASVELLLRNGIDLEKNKREGVDIKAFSARFRNVIRCEGHRIQWLTFHGVYDIAYFIKVLNANNPMPGTLQEFMTMVGAIFPRLYDLKFMAKFYHGLLGGELGLERLAKILEVKRVGETHQAGSDSLITSNVFSKMKKVYQLIEGAYEGYLYGISFRKRRWVPLVPSQPHFITVVPSGYYHGRPSFGTVSSPLGWSHCHAIVPTVHVPHCQ, from the coding sequence ATGGAGCCACGCAATGTCTGGAGTTCAAATTTTGAGGAAGAAATGCTTTCCATAGAAAGCATAGTCCACCGTTACAATCGGATTGCCTTTGATACTGAATTTCCTGGTTTTCTGCACAACACACCAAGAACTGCATCCGAAACTGATCGGTACGAAGATATCAAGTTCAATGTCGATAGCTTGAAGCCAATACAGTTCGGTTTCACATTCACTGATGCATACGGAAATCTCCCTCACTCCGGTGGTGTTTGGCAATTTAATTTTAATGATTTTGATCCTGCCATCGATCTTCACGTGACTGCATCCGTTGAGTTATTACTTCGGAATGGGAttgatttggaaaagaataaGAGAGAAGGAGTTGATATCAAAGCATTTTCTGCTCGGTTCAGAAATGTCATAAGGTGTGAAGGACATAGGATTCAATGGCTCACGTTTCATGGGGTTTATGATATTGCTTACTTCATTAAAGTCTTGAATGCAAATAATCCGATGCCAGGAACTCTTCAAGAATTCATGACTATGGTTGGAGCCATCTTTCCTCGGCTTTATGATCTGAAATTTATGGCCAAGTTCTATCATGGGTTGTTAGGTGGAGAGTTGGGTTTGGAACGTCTAGCTAAAATACTCGAGGTGAAGCGGGTTGGAGAGACTCATCAAGCCGGTTCTGATAGCTTGATCACGAGCAATGTGTTTTCAAAGATGAAAAAAGTTTATCAACTAATTGAAGGAGCTTATGAAGGATACCTCTATGGTATTAGCTTTAGAAAGAGAAGGTGGGTCCCACTTGTGCCATCTCAACCCCACTTCATCACTGTGGTTCCAAGTGGATATTACCATGGACGACCTTCCTTTGGGACAGTCAGTAGTCCACTTGGGTGGTCTCATTGTCATGCAATAGTTCCTACTGTTCATGTTCCACACTGTCAATGA